Proteins co-encoded in one Prunus persica cultivar Lovell chromosome G6, Prunus_persica_NCBIv2, whole genome shotgun sequence genomic window:
- the LOC18772959 gene encoding uncharacterized protein LOC18772959, with the protein MATSKSYYARPNYRYLSSDHHHPTLAPDSAFELDESDIYNFARSNSPEFRKPVPSSRVVSASKNRRSEAADRSDRTGGTAASLPVGIPDWSKILRDEYRENRKSDDDDDGDDDVEGGVRVPPHEFLARQMARTRIASFSVHEGVGRTLKGRDLSRVRNAIWEKTGFED; encoded by the coding sequence ATGGCGACGAGTAAGAGCTACTACGCTAGGCCGAACTACCGGTACCTCTCCAGcgaccaccaccacccaaCCCTAGCGCCCGACTCTGCATTCGAACTCGACGAGTCAGACATCTACAACTTCGCCAGGTCCAACTCGCCCGAGTTCCGCAAACCGGTCCCGAGCTCCCGTGTCGTCTCGGCGTCCAAGAACCGGCGATCTGAGGCCGCCGACCGGTCGGACCGTACCGGCGGCACGGCGGCGTCGCTGCCGGTCGGCATTCCGGACTGGTCCAAGATCTTGAGGGACGAGTACCGAGAAAACCGGAAGAGCGATGACGATGACGACGGCGACGATGACGTGGAAGGCGGCGTGCGGGTCCCGCCTCACGAGTTCTTGGCGAGGCAGATGGCGAGAACGAGAATCGCGTCGTTCTCGGTGCACGAAGGCGTGGGGAGGACCTTGAAAGGGAGGGATCTCAGCCGGGTCCGAAATGCAATTTGGGAGAAAACCGGGTTCGAAGATTAG